The sequence TGCAAACCCTCGCCGCTGGTAAAATGTTCTGTAAGTTTGCCCTGTCCATTAATAATAAACAAACCCTGGGCAGTTGTACCGATGGCATAGCTATCGTTACCAAGGCTACGGAGGCAATTGACACGTTCCCTGCTTAAAACAGCGTCGATAGCAGTTGGCTTTTTGATCACCTCATCGCCGGCAATCAAAAAGATGCCATTCTTAACAGAGGCGGCCATTAACGTATCGCCGTGATAACCGATAATTCCGGCTATATTGATATTCTTCGCCGATAACTGCTTATTGAGTTGCTGCCAACGGCCATTATTAAACCACATTAAACCCATCTCGCGGTCGTCGGCAAATAGCCGTCCCCCGGCAAGGCTCATCATTCGCCAGCCACCGTAGGTATCGTAGGTCTTCATGCTTTTGTAATCGTACTGAAAAATACACTCCACAGTACGAAAGAAAACCTCGTTTTTGCCGACAATGATGGTCAGGATGTCGGCAAACTGTCGTGCCACCTGCGGCAGCAGGTTTTTAATAGTGTGGAATTTCAGGATGCCGTTATCATCGGGGAAAAAGTAACCGATCTCGTCCTGTCCGCCCACAAAAATGCGGCCTGCCGGATCGATAGCCAGCGCCCTTACCGCGCCTTTATTAGGTAAGGGGTAGGTTTTCCAGTAGCTACCATCAAAGGTGAGCAGACCATCCTGGTTACCAAAGTACAGGATGCCGTTCTTATCCTGGTTGGCATCCCAAATTTGGGTGCTGGCGTTATAATCGGTAGGGGTATAATTTTTTATAGCTGGTATGCCGATGGTGGTTTGGGCCAATGCCATACGCAATAAGGCCTGGCACACTACAAATGCTATAAGTAACTTCTTCATTCTGCCGGTAACGCGATTGGGTTTAAAGCAGGAAAGTTAATAATGATTTTACGATGTAGTGCTAAGCATTAATACACCTGAACATAATTTACGCCTTATTTGATCATTTTGTAGGGTTTTGCAAATGGTTTGTAGTGTTGATGTAGTGTGCCGCTAACAGGGTGCCTTATTTGCCGACTGCCCAAAACAAGGCGTTGCGAACCATATTGGTGTAAATCGGATCGCTCAACAGTTCAGTGTAGTGGCCCATGGCAATGTAGATGTTACGGGCTTTTACATGCTGGTTTGTCCATACCACCGGGTGGTCACCCATTTTTACCTTGACGGTGGACGGATAGGTGTTTTCGTCGATAGAGGCCAGCACATGTACATGGCCGCGCGGACTTTTATTGTAAGTGTACCATTGGTCGCGGGTTGCAAAGGAGTAGGGCAGTCCCTGCATGGCCGGGTGCGATGCATCCTCTACGTTTAGTGTTGCTGTAGCACCGCCGGGAATGTAGTTTTCAAACTGAATATGCCCCATAAACCGCGAATACCAGCGCCACATCGGGTAGCCATCAAACACGCCTAACAATGTGGGGTGATGAAAGCCTATCCAGCCACCTTTTCCCTTTTTGATATAATCCTTAAAGGCCTGTTGTGCCTCGTTGCCCCAGGGATAAGGAGGGTAATCTAACTGGATGAACAATTGGTATTGGCTTAAATAAGCCTTGGTGATGGGTTTGGTATCGGTGATATAATCGATGGTAAAATTGCTGTCGATAGCCAATTTATTGAGCCATATTTTGGCCACGGAATCAAATTTAGCATGGCCTCCGCCGGTTTCTGCAATGGCCAGGGCTTTGAAGCGGGGCTTATGTTGCGCCGTGGCGATGGCGCACAACAAGGCAAAAAATAAGGTGAGTATAGTTAAGGTTCTCATTAAAAAATATAGGTAGTGGTAAAGTAGGGCGATGTAAAAAGATGTTTATCAAAGGGGATGATCATATTTGGATCAGTAAAATTTTTCGGCCCGTACATCTTCTTTTCATATACTGTATGGCCTAAATTTTGGTTTATTATAAATTGGTAGCCGGGGAGTGTAATAACTCTCCGGCTTTTTTGTGTCAGATCTTCAGTCGCAAATGGCGCTTCTCCATTAAGCCAACTAACCAGATGATGATGAGCGATGTAACTGCCGAGCGTAATAACCCTAATCCGCCGGTATTAATGAAGTGAGCATACCTGATATGGCATAACTTAAAAATGAAGTATTGCAGATACGGGATCAGGTAGCAGGTAAGCGTATTTGTACCCGCCGGACTAATAAATTTAAACCAATCTTTTTTGCCCTTGATATCTACCACGTAGACCAGCACTGCGAAGCTTAGGATAGTGATGCCGCTGCAAATAAGCACCCATGATGGTGTGGAATGAATTTTAGAGATACCACCCGTGTAAGGCCGTATAATAAACCCGGAAACAAGCGCAATCACACCCGAAATATACAAGAACCACCATACACGGTTTGTTTGGCCGTGTTCCAGCAGCATCCCGAAAACTTCGGTAACCACCACGCCACCCATTACCAATGCCGCCGCCGATGCATCGCCAATAACCGGGAACCAGCCATGCATAATATGAGCATGCAGTGCGATATTTATACCCAATAAAGCGGCAAAAACGATGATCAAAACCACAATCCGGCCTTTTGATAACAGGTAAACCAGCGCGCAAACTAAATAGGCCCAGCCGATAATGCCTAAGATACCCCACCACGAGGCTTCCATGCCGTGTAGGTCGTCGCCCTCGCCGCCTTTGAAAATGACAGCGAGAAAGATCAGCGTAGCGATACCTGTGCCAACAAGCGTATATTGCTTGGCCTTACTTAAAGTTTCGGGATAATCCAGCCAGATCATGAAAAAGGCCAGGTTAGAAAGGATGGCCCAAACCGGCTTCGACATGATGGCGGCCCGGCTGTTATAATCATCAAGATTTACGTGGAAGAAGCCCATGATGAGCAGCGCCGCGCCACGGGTAAGGATGTAGATCAGGATGCTAAAAAACGATTTGCCGCTTTTTATTCTGTTTTTAATAGCGAATGGCAGCGACAAGCCTACGATAAACAGGAACGCCGGGAAGATGATATCGGCAAAACCAAGCGCGTCCGGATAGTTATCAGCGTGCCCGATCCAGCCCGGGATGTTTCGGATACCGTCCGCATCATTGACAAATATCATCAACATCATGGTGATAGCACGCAGCACATCGATAGATAGCAGTCTTTTAGGTAATTGCCGCATGGTGAGCAGGTTTAATTGTTTGGCTGCAAATCTATTGGGATAGGTGTAAGCTGTGATATTTACCGTTCCCTACATCGCCACTACCTTGCCTGATTTGTTTTCTGATCAT comes from Mucilaginibacter mali and encodes:
- a CDS encoding ThuA domain-containing protein; this encodes MRTLTILTLFFALLCAIATAQHKPRFKALAIAETGGGHAKFDSVAKIWLNKLAIDSNFTIDYITDTKPITKAYLSQYQLFIQLDYPPYPWGNEAQQAFKDYIKKGKGGWIGFHHPTLLGVFDGYPMWRWYSRFMGHIQFENYIPGGATATLNVEDASHPAMQGLPYSFATRDQWYTYNKSPRGHVHVLASIDENTYPSTVKVKMGDHPVVWTNQHVKARNIYIAMGHYTELLSDPIYTNMVRNALFWAVGK
- a CDS encoding DUF5009 domain-containing protein, encoding MRQLPKRLLSIDVLRAITMMLMIFVNDADGIRNIPGWIGHADNYPDALGFADIIFPAFLFIVGLSLPFAIKNRIKSGKSFFSILIYILTRGAALLIMGFFHVNLDDYNSRAAIMSKPVWAILSNLAFFMIWLDYPETLSKAKQYTLVGTGIATLIFLAVIFKGGEGDDLHGMEASWWGILGIIGWAYLVCALVYLLSKGRIVVLIIVFAALLGINIALHAHIMHGWFPVIGDASAAALVMGGVVVTEVFGMLLEHGQTNRVWWFLYISGVIALVSGFIIRPYTGGISKIHSTPSWVLICSGITILSFAVLVYVVDIKGKKDWFKFISPAGTNTLTCYLIPYLQYFIFKLCHIRYAHFINTGGLGLLRSAVTSLIIIWLVGLMEKRHLRLKI